A single genomic interval of Microbulbifer variabilis harbors:
- a CDS encoding phage antirepressor KilAC domain-containing protein, with amino-acid sequence MNQTKPYTVTQAARMLGMGRNNLLKLLRDNGFLYSREPMRNSPTKWALEQKLLKQKEGEYLVGPVKVQHITALVTTKGMAWIRDIVEQNTAPKAS; translated from the coding sequence GTGAACCAGACAAAACCCTATACCGTCACCCAGGCCGCCCGAATGCTAGGAATGGGCAGGAATAACCTGCTGAAACTTCTCCGTGACAATGGCTTTTTGTATAGCCGTGAACCCATGCGCAATTCACCCACAAAGTGGGCCCTAGAGCAAAAACTCTTAAAGCAAAAGGAAGGCGAATATCTCGTAGGACCGGTAAAAGTGCAGCACATCACCGCACTAGTTACCACTAAAGGCATGGCCTGGATACGAGACATCGTTGAACAAAATACGGCACCTAAAGCCAGCTAA
- a CDS encoding DUF6378 domain-containing protein: protein MNDKEFSPPDYRAHAFLEKGVHHMRDRAEQRDSETGERSMAKTVNAFNALYGHHLTEEEGWMFMVLLKQARASSGLFVADDYEDGAAYFGLAGEAAAKARAT, encoded by the coding sequence GTGAACGACAAAGAATTTTCCCCACCGGATTACAGAGCCCACGCTTTTCTGGAAAAAGGTGTCCATCACATGCGCGACCGCGCCGAGCAGCGCGATAGCGAAACCGGCGAGCGATCTATGGCCAAAACCGTAAACGCATTTAATGCGCTTTACGGACACCACCTCACTGAGGAAGAAGGCTGGATGTTTATGGTGCTGCTTAAACAGGCCCGCGCAAGCAGCGGCCTATTTGTAGCAGACGATTATGAAGACGGCGCAGCCTATTTCGGCCTAGCCGGCGAAGCCGCCGCAAAAGCCAGAGCCACCTGA
- a CDS encoding DUF7673 family protein, with protein sequence MNTFSPTQSVETLLRVANGYSGASEIAAQVLLSAWNSSDFAVPVASLSLLDGDNYQHALNVMNLRYHGRAPQSVIADGDKKLSALYREWNHLEIQRKEAA encoded by the coding sequence ATGAATACTTTCAGCCCAACCCAGAGCGTGGAAACCCTGCTCCGCGTTGCCAACGGATACTCCGGCGCGAGTGAAATAGCCGCACAGGTTTTGCTTTCAGCCTGGAATAGCAGTGATTTCGCAGTCCCCGTTGCAAGCCTCTCACTGCTGGATGGCGACAACTACCAACACGCCCTCAACGTGATGAATCTGCGATACCACGGCAGAGCACCGCAAAGCGTAATTGCAGACGGCGATAAAAAATTGAGTGCCCTCTACCGCGAATGGAACCACCTGGAAATACAAAGGAAGGAAGCAGCGTGA
- a CDS encoding response regulator transcription factor produces the protein MNTAKHLRPLAPRQAEALTHRARGLSNRETAQAMQCSVTNVSNLLAECFYKLHARNSTDAVAKAVKHGLIQFALLTCVLSGIGADAQDQLRTRFQRRPTVRTIRIRNNREGIA, from the coding sequence ATGAACACTGCCAAGCACCTCAGACCACTGGCCCCTCGCCAGGCCGAAGCGCTAACCCATCGCGCCCGCGGCCTCTCCAATCGCGAGACAGCCCAGGCCATGCAGTGCTCAGTCACAAACGTAAGCAACCTGCTGGCCGAGTGCTTTTACAAACTCCACGCCCGCAACAGCACAGACGCAGTGGCCAAAGCGGTAAAGCACGGATTAATACAATTCGCCCTGCTCACCTGCGTACTCAGCGGCATCGGTGCCGATGCACAAGACCAATTGCGCACCCGCTTCCAGCGCCGCCCCACAGTTCGAACCATACGCATCCGCAACAACCGGGAGGGAATCGCATGA
- a CDS encoding helix-turn-helix domain-containing protein has translation MTDLKDRLKEARKGAGKTQKQVAEAVGITQPSYSELENGRSYGTRYITQIATFLGVNPVWLASGTGTMRPPLIEEIRRKNLEPFLEKYGLEGLKQKLPGLESHVHFIFTENRPINSRTARKIEAGMDLPIGSLDYDATTQEANIHHSNVSPGPRIQGRVPLISWVQAGEFCETIDLFEPGDAEDWMPCPVKHSDRTYALRIQGDSMTSPYPGQKSYPQGTIIFVDPDKPLVNGCRVIAKLNGEATFKTYAEDMGHIYLRPINPTYSPMDVTDKEVTFCGVIIGSFSPE, from the coding sequence GTGACCGACCTAAAGGACAGACTCAAAGAAGCCCGCAAAGGAGCTGGAAAGACTCAAAAGCAAGTTGCGGAAGCGGTAGGCATTACCCAGCCCTCTTACTCTGAGCTGGAGAATGGGCGGTCTTATGGCACCCGCTATATCACTCAGATAGCTACATTCCTTGGCGTAAATCCCGTTTGGTTAGCCTCTGGGACGGGCACAATGCGCCCCCCCTTGATAGAAGAGATTCGCCGCAAGAATTTAGAACCTTTTCTGGAGAAGTACGGACTGGAAGGGCTTAAACAAAAACTTCCTGGCCTAGAAAGCCATGTTCACTTCATTTTCACAGAAAATCGCCCTATCAATAGCAGGACTGCCAGAAAGATCGAAGCCGGCATGGATCTTCCTATAGGCTCATTGGACTACGACGCAACGACGCAGGAAGCAAACATTCATCACAGCAATGTAAGCCCAGGCCCACGCATTCAAGGACGCGTGCCGTTAATCAGCTGGGTACAGGCAGGAGAATTTTGCGAGACAATTGATCTATTCGAGCCTGGCGATGCGGAAGACTGGATGCCCTGCCCGGTTAAACACTCAGACCGTACCTACGCCTTGCGCATACAGGGCGACAGCATGACCAGCCCATACCCTGGTCAAAAGTCCTACCCACAAGGCACCATCATTTTTGTAGACCCAGATAAACCGCTGGTAAATGGCTGCCGCGTAATCGCCAAGCTTAATGGTGAGGCCACATTTAAAACTTACGCGGAAGATATGGGCCATATCTACTTACGCCCCATCAACCCAACCTACTCCCCAATGGACGTAACCGACAAAGAAGTAACATTCTGCGGAGTAATCATTGGCTCTTTCAGCCCTGAATAA
- a CDS encoding transcriptional regulator, producing MNKSDGVEEAIKKLIEHFGGQQAAARALKVSQPTISNLLRGIHGASATLALRAERVGGGLVRAEDLCPKLAELFEVADQQGIPEFREAS from the coding sequence ATGAACAAATCAGACGGGGTCGAAGAGGCCATCAAAAAGCTGATTGAACATTTCGGGGGGCAGCAAGCTGCTGCCAGAGCCCTAAAGGTCAGTCAGCCCACTATCAGTAACTTACTACGTGGAATACATGGTGCGTCAGCCACGCTGGCTCTGCGTGCGGAGCGGGTTGGAGGTGGCCTTGTTCGGGCTGAGGATCTTTGCCCGAAGTTGGCTGAGCTTTTTGAAGTTGCTGATCAGCAAGGAATTCCAGAATTTCGGGAGGCAAGTTAA
- a CDS encoding helix-turn-helix domain-containing protein has protein sequence MSEERAFEGVWISASLWLDKSLTMQEKVMLVEIKSLSADRARGCYKSNKAFAEFFGVSTSRVSQILTSLEEKGYIYLRHKREGKRVVERNIFLSEAYSKNQPDLFRKPKGGYLENLNDPFRNPKEGYLGFLKERNTLLSNTVENNTIGTNPDFSEVDPIESEFDQLWKSYPKRAGGNPRGEALKAYRKQRKQHQPEEFQLGLDRYRSFCEQTGKIGTEYVMQAKRFFGRGKHWQEEFKPPVSHQQGVGNENRNSGAGNRFQQQQQQINTAFARATAREAAVGTVETHGAAVWPQVDFPARVV, from the coding sequence GTGTCTGAAGAAAGGGCTTTTGAGGGGGTTTGGATTTCGGCCAGTTTATGGCTGGATAAATCCTTAACGATGCAAGAAAAGGTGATGTTGGTAGAGATCAAGAGTTTATCCGCTGACCGGGCGAGGGGCTGTTACAAATCTAACAAGGCTTTTGCTGAATTCTTTGGGGTTTCTACATCGAGAGTTTCGCAAATCCTCACCTCGCTAGAGGAGAAGGGGTATATCTATCTTCGCCATAAGCGAGAGGGAAAGCGGGTTGTTGAGCGCAACATTTTCCTGTCTGAAGCTTACTCTAAAAACCAGCCTGACCTATTTAGAAAACCTAAAGGGGGGTATTTAGAAAACCTAAACGACCCCTTTAGGAATCCTAAAGAGGGGTATTTAGGTTTCCTAAAAGAGAGGAATACATTACTGAGTAATACAGTAGAGAATAATACTATTGGAACAAATCCGGATTTTTCGGAAGTTGATCCGATTGAATCTGAATTTGACCAGCTGTGGAAATCCTACCCAAAACGCGCTGGCGGTAATCCAAGGGGTGAGGCCCTGAAGGCGTATCGCAAGCAACGCAAACAGCACCAGCCTGAAGAATTTCAATTAGGGCTGGATCGCTATCGCTCCTTCTGCGAGCAAACCGGAAAGATCGGGACTGAATACGTTATGCAGGCCAAGCGGTTCTTTGGCCGAGGAAAACATTGGCAGGAGGAATTCAAGCCTCCAGTGAGTCACCAACAGGGAGTGGGCAATGAAAACCGTAACTCAGGCGCTGGCAACCGGTTCCAGCAGCAACAGCAGCAGATCAACACGGCCTTCGCTAGAGCCACGGCACGAGAGGCTGCTGTTGGCACTGTGGAAACGCATGGCGCAGCTGTATGGCCACAAGTGGACTTCCCAGCGCGCGTTGTATGA
- a CDS encoding DUF5675 family protein has protein sequence MFELTRFAYGLDATLGRLRVRDFVFYTVERPWLGNRPFESCIPEGVYSCNPYNSPRFPNVWELKEVPGRTKILIHTANYSADVQGCIGIGSNLAPGGWWVTQSRKAMQQLRELLPPEFDLTISHFVPEYP, from the coding sequence ATGTTTGAATTAACGCGATTCGCCTATGGGCTTGATGCCACATTGGGGCGGCTGAGAGTGCGCGACTTTGTGTTTTATACGGTAGAGCGCCCGTGGTTGGGGAATCGTCCGTTCGAGAGCTGTATTCCTGAAGGGGTTTATTCCTGTAATCCCTATAACTCACCAAGGTTCCCCAATGTGTGGGAGCTAAAGGAAGTCCCTGGCCGTACAAAAATATTAATCCACACCGCTAATTATTCGGCGGATGTGCAGGGCTGTATTGGTATTGGTTCTAACCTGGCTCCCGGTGGTTGGTGGGTAACGCAATCCCGTAAGGCAATGCAGCAGTTGCGAGAGCTGCTGCCGCCTGAATTTGATCTGACAATTTCGCACTTTGTGCCGGAGTATCCGTGA
- a CDS encoding holin has translation MNTVAQEAAREAMVQKIASATTTVAAGTAVVGGYAAQELLAVGGFLIALSGFIVNWYYNHKRLKLQERQQDGDDGR, from the coding sequence GTGAACACTGTAGCTCAAGAGGCAGCGAGGGAAGCCATGGTTCAGAAGATCGCCAGTGCAACCACTACGGTTGCTGCGGGTACAGCGGTAGTCGGTGGATATGCAGCGCAAGAGCTGTTGGCGGTGGGTGGTTTCTTGATTGCTTTGAGTGGGTTCATTGTGAATTGGTATTACAACCATAAGCGCTTGAAGCTGCAGGAAAGGCAGCAGGACGGGGACGATGGACGTTAG
- a CDS encoding terminase gpA endonuclease subunit: MKEVRKTWIPQPKIPLIEWLPENIKLPSEDSDNAGYYRVDFVPYFWGVMHALDSQVSWMVVMQKAAQIGWTVLLAADICKVAVTDPARVLMLFPKDSKGQNFMDEKFVKIVEGSPNVARVIDVSTSRKLGNRSTRKVFPGGEVRTVGSNSVSNVKSTTAKRGYVEEPDDTNKDVGDQGDSIRHLRERLKRMRNKKLIIGGTPAVADLSQVEHYTKLGTMRVLPVTCHDCGESHVLDWENVSWLEKEGGTPHPVFGLNQPETAVYTCPKCGSAWDDYRRQANILQTCKTAWENGDDFAGWVKTQCGEDFAEDEIEPIETFMELSELYVCIPGTGLAEVVRDFLEAEHEAKSGDESARIVFQNNKLGRPYKYAANRLLDHEKLQETAEDYPELFCPAGGLLVTVGIDVQHDRLAITIRAFGRNEESWQMHWGEIDGDTVDKRDSCWDALDKLVFQGFKHERFGEIYASAVSIDSSDGTTSGAVYEWVRTREKKYRRVLVMAIKGDSRDFGSKEIFSHPRKAEVSKPTRTTKADRHQVKLYMVGTHKAKDLIARRLLGTSAYMHSSKHVRQDYWEQVTAEVKAPSKKYSGREVWQKRPGKSNEGLDTEVYALHAAYAMEVQKKTEKKWSILEARLGQRTLFSEPDQPPASKQSTRKPPRPAQPVGSLLDS; this comes from the coding sequence GTGAAGGAGGTACGCAAGACCTGGATACCGCAGCCTAAAATTCCGCTGATTGAGTGGTTGCCAGAAAATATTAAGTTGCCATCCGAAGATAGCGATAACGCGGGCTATTACCGGGTAGATTTTGTGCCCTATTTTTGGGGCGTAATGCACGCACTCGATAGCCAAGTCTCCTGGATGGTTGTAATGCAAAAAGCGGCGCAGATTGGCTGGACGGTATTGCTAGCGGCAGATATCTGTAAGGTGGCGGTGACTGATCCCGCGCGGGTATTGATGCTCTTTCCGAAGGATTCAAAAGGCCAGAACTTCATGGACGAAAAGTTCGTGAAGATTGTTGAGGGCTCGCCGAATGTAGCGCGTGTGATTGATGTCTCTACCAGTCGTAAGCTGGGCAACAGATCTACCAGAAAAGTATTCCCTGGTGGGGAAGTGCGTACTGTCGGTTCAAATTCTGTCTCTAATGTTAAATCCACCACTGCCAAGCGTGGCTATGTGGAGGAGCCGGACGATACCAATAAAGACGTCGGTGATCAGGGCGATTCCATTCGCCATCTGCGTGAACGTCTAAAACGGATGCGCAATAAGAAATTGATTATTGGCGGCACGCCGGCGGTTGCTGATCTTTCCCAAGTGGAGCACTACACCAAGCTCGGCACCATGCGCGTGCTACCGGTTACCTGTCACGACTGTGGTGAGTCCCATGTACTGGACTGGGAAAACGTTAGTTGGTTGGAGAAAGAGGGCGGCACACCGCACCCGGTATTCGGCCTGAATCAGCCAGAAACCGCCGTTTATACCTGTCCTAAATGTGGTAGTGCCTGGGATGACTACCGCCGCCAGGCCAATATTCTGCAGACCTGTAAAACCGCGTGGGAAAATGGCGATGATTTTGCCGGCTGGGTGAAAACTCAATGCGGCGAAGACTTTGCAGAAGATGAAATCGAACCGATAGAAACCTTTATGGAGCTATCAGAGCTTTATGTGTGTATCCCTGGTACTGGCTTGGCGGAGGTCGTCAGGGATTTCTTGGAAGCCGAACACGAAGCCAAAAGCGGCGATGAATCTGCGCGCATCGTATTCCAAAACAACAAGTTAGGCAGGCCCTATAAATATGCGGCCAACCGGTTGCTGGATCATGAAAAACTGCAAGAAACTGCCGAGGATTATCCAGAACTATTTTGTCCGGCTGGTGGGTTGCTGGTTACTGTCGGTATTGATGTTCAACATGACCGCCTCGCCATCACCATCCGCGCCTTTGGCCGCAATGAAGAAAGCTGGCAAATGCACTGGGGCGAAATCGATGGCGACACGGTAGATAAGCGCGATAGCTGCTGGGATGCCTTGGACAAGTTAGTTTTCCAAGGCTTCAAGCATGAGCGCTTTGGTGAGATTTACGCATCTGCAGTCAGTATCGATTCCTCTGATGGTACTACCAGCGGCGCGGTGTATGAATGGGTAAGAACTAGAGAAAAAAAATATCGCCGCGTCCTGGTGATGGCAATTAAGGGCGATAGTAGAGACTTTGGCAGCAAAGAAATATTTTCACATCCAAGGAAAGCTGAGGTTAGTAAGCCAACGCGCACTACTAAAGCAGATCGCCATCAAGTGAAGTTGTACATGGTGGGCACCCACAAGGCTAAGGATCTTATTGCTAGGCGATTGTTAGGCACCAGCGCCTATATGCATAGCAGCAAGCATGTGCGTCAGGATTACTGGGAGCAGGTCACCGCCGAAGTAAAAGCTCCAAGCAAAAAATATTCAGGAAGGGAAGTTTGGCAGAAAAGACCTGGAAAGAGTAATGAAGGGCTAGATACCGAGGTCTATGCCCTACACGCGGCCTATGCCATGGAAGTGCAAAAAAAGACTGAGAAAAAATGGTCAATTCTTGAGGCACGTCTAGGCCAGCGCACGTTGTTTAGTGAACCCGACCAACCCCCAGCATCCAAGCAATCTACTAGAAAACCACCCCGGCCAGCACAGCCTGTTGGCTCCTTACTGGATAGTTAA